The Populus nigra chromosome 19, ddPopNigr1.1, whole genome shotgun sequence genome includes a window with the following:
- the LOC133679884 gene encoding transcription factor bHLH18-like — protein METSSITALYELGMEDPGFTNQWYMNSLDDISLLPLAAAAFGENVHHPFSHQNFNLKTSMDTTPTSINVRPTKQMKTFHLSDPQSAFSPNFLSFVNPNHANQMGLVKPKEEAVCSKSINNFPSDMVVSQDIFGSQNYVFKGCQGPERISTNTPRLSQSQDHIIAERKRREKLSQRFIALSAVVPGLKKMDKASVLGDAIKYLKQLQEKVKTLEEQTKRKTMESVVIVKKSHIYVDEGDVNSSSDESKGPIHETLPEIEARFCDKHVLIRIHCEKRKGVLEKTVAEIEKLHLSVINSSVLAFGTSALHVTFIAQMDIDFNMSLKDLVKTLRSAFEFFM, from the exons ATGGAGACTTCATCAATCACAGCTTTATATGAACTA GGAATGGAGGATCCAGGCTTCACCAACCAGTGGTACATGAACTCCCTTGATGATATCAGCTTACTACCATTAGCTGCTGCTGCATTTGGAGAGAACGTACACCATCCTTTCTCTCACCAAAATTTCAACCTCAAAACCTCCATGGATACTACTCCTACAAGCATTAATGTCAGAccaacaaaacaaatgaaaacttTTCATTTGTCAGACCCACAATCTGCCTTTTCTCCTAACTTTCTTTCATTTGTCAATCCCAACCACGCAAATCAAATGGGATTGGTGAAGCCTAAAGAGGAGGCAGTATGTTCCAAAAGCATCAATAACTTCCCTTCTGACATGGTAGTTTCCCAAGATATCTTTGGGAGCCAAAACTATGTTTTCAAGGGTTGCCAAGGACCTGAGAGGATTAGCACAAACACTCCTAGACTTTCTCAAAGTCAAGATCACATTATTGCTGAAAGGAAGCGGCGAGAGAAGCTTAGTCAACGATTCATAGCTCTATCTGCTGTAGTTCCTGGCCTGAAGAAG ATGGACAAAGCTTCTGTTTTAGGAGATGCTATCAAGTACTTGAAACAACTGCAAGAGAAAGTTAAGACACTTGAGgaacaaacaaaaaggaaaaccaTGGAATCAGTGGTCATTGTGAAGAAATCTCATATCTATGTCGATGAGGGTGATGTCAACTCTTCCTCAGACGAGTCCAAAGGCCCTATTCATGAAACTTTGCCAGAAATTGAAGCAAGATTCTGTGACAAACATGTACTCATAAGAATCCATTgtgagaaaaggaaaggagttttggagaaaacagtggCTGAAATTGAGAAACTCCACCTATCAGTAATCAATAGCAGTGTTCTCGCGTTTGGGACATCTGCTCTTCATGTTACTTTTATTGCACAG ATGGATATCGACTTCAACATGTCATTGAAGGATCTAGTGAAGACTTTACGCTCAGCTTTCGAGTTCTTCATGTGA
- the LOC133680486 gene encoding L-galactose dehydrogenase-like isoform X2: MAYPHPNLELRPLGNTGLKLSCVGFGASPLGSVFGPVSEHDAVSSVREAFRLGINFFDTSPYYGGTLSEKMLGQGLKALGVPRNEYIVSTKCGRYVEGFDFSAERVTKSIDESLARLQLDYVDILQCHDIEFGSLDQKLKEAGKIRFIGITGLPLGVFTYVLDRVPPGTVDVILSYCRYSINDSTLADLLPYLKSKGVGVISASPLAMGLLTENGPPEWHPASPELKSACEAAAAFCKEKGKNISKIAMQYSLSNKDISSVLVGMNSVRQVEENVSAATELATFGKDQETLSEVEAILIPVKNQTWPSGIQQS, encoded by the exons ATGGCATATCCGCACCCAAACCTGGAGCTTCGACCCCTTGGAAACACGGGTCTCAAACTTAGTTGCGTCGGCTTTGGAGCTTCCCCCCTTGGCAGTGTCTTCGGCCCTGTCTCTGAACACGACGCCGTCTCCTCTGTCCGCGAAGCCTTCCGCCTTGGCATTAATTTCTTCGACACCTCTCC GTATTATGGAGGGACATTGTCAGAGAAGATGCTTGGTCAGGGACTTAAAGCTCTAGGAGTTCCTAGAAATGAATATATTGTGTCCACGAAGTGTGGAAGATATGTGGAGGGCTTTGATTTTAGTGCTGAGAGAGTGACTAAGAGTATTGACGAAAGCTTGGCAAGATTGCAGTTGGATTATGTTGATATACTCCAATGCCATGATATTGAATTTGGGTCTCTTGATCag AAACTAAAGGAAGCAGGGAAGATTCGTTTTATTGGTATAACTGGGCTGCCGTTGGGAGTATTTACGTATGTTCTTGATCGAGTGCCGCCTGGCACAGTTGACGTTATTTTGTCTTATTGTCGCTATAGTATTAATGATTCTACGTTGGCGGATTTATTGCCTTACTTGAAGAGCAAAGGTGTAGGTGTAATTAGTGCGTCTCCACTAGCAATGGGGTTACTAACAGAGAATGGCCCTCCGGAGTGGCATCCAGCTTCTCCTGAACTGAAG TCTGCATGTGAAGCTGCTGCTGCCTTCTGTAAAGAGAAGGGGAAGAATATTTCAAAGATAGCAATGCAATACAGTTTGTCGAATAAGGATATTTCATCCGTGCTGGTTGGCATGAACTCTGTTAGACAG GTTGAGGAGAATGTTTCTGCTGCTACGGAACTTGCTACGTTTGGCAAGGATCAGGAAACTTTATCAGAAGTTGAAGCAATTCTGATCCCTGTGAAGAATCAAACTTGGCCTAGTGGAATCCAACAGAGCTGA
- the LOC133679086 gene encoding soluble inorganic pyrophosphatase 6, chloroplastic-like produces the protein MATARVMSAATNTTASCLLLKRPFFSLNKKAPNFNNNLRFNANTKRVSKRLFSCKSIYNPDVQIKEEGQPETLDYRVYFLDNSGKKVSPWHDIPLHLGDGAFNYVVEIPKESSAKMEIATDEQFTPIKQDTKKGKLRYYPYNINWNYGLLPQTWEDPSFANAEVEGAFGDNDPVDVVEIGERRGKIGEILKVKPLAALAMIDEGELDWKIVAISLDDPRASLVNDVDDVEKHFPGTLTAIRDWFRDYKIPDGKPANRFGLGNKAASKDYALKVITETNESWAKLVKRSIPAGGLSLV, from the exons ATGGCGACTGCGAGAGTGATGTCAGCTGCAACCAACACAACAGCATCCTGCTTGCTCCTTAAAAGACCATTCTtcagtttaaataaaaaagctccCAACTTCAACAACAACCTTCGCTTCAACGCCAACACCAAAAGGGTTTCAAAGAGGTTGTTTTCTTGCAAGTCGATTTACAATCCTGATGTTCAAATCAAGGAAGAAGGCCAGCCTGAGACCCTTGATTACCGTGTCTACTTTCTTGACAATTCTGGCAAAAAG GTTTCGCCCTGGCATGACATACCTTTGCACTTGGGAGATGGGGCTTTCAACTATGTTGTTGAAATACCAAAAGAATCAAGCGCAAAGATGGAGATTGCTACGGATGAGCAATTCACTCCTATTAAGCAAGATACCAAAAAGGGGAAACTAAGATACTATCC CTACAACATAAACTGGAACTATGGATTGCTTCCACAAACATGGGAAGACCCATCTTTTGCAAATGCCGAAGTTGAAGGAGCATTCGGAGATAATGATCCCG TTGATGTTGTTGAGATTGGTGAAAGACGGGGAAAGATTGGTGAAATTCTCAAGGTCAAGCCCTTGGCTGCTTTGGCCATGATTGATGAAGGGGAACTTGACTGGAAAATTGTTGCTATCTCTTTGGATGATCCACGAGCATCTCTCGTAAATGATGTTGATGATGTAGAGAAACATTTCCCC GGCACTCTCACTGCAATCAGGGACTGGTTCAGAGACTATAAGATCCCTGATGGGAAACCTGCCAACAGGTTTGGTCTTGGCAACAAGGCAGCAAGCaag GACTATGCTCTCAAGGTCATCACCGAGACCAATGAATCTTGGGCTAAACTCGTCAAGAGATCGATTCCAGCCGGAGGGCTTTCTCTTGTATAA
- the LOC133680486 gene encoding L-galactose dehydrogenase-like isoform X1 has translation MAYPHPNLELRPLGNTGLKLSCVGFGASPLGSVFGPVSEHDAVSSVREAFRLGINFFDTSPYYGGTLSEKMLGQGLKALGVPRNEYIVSTKCGRYVEGFDFSAERVTKSIDESLARLQLDYVDILQCHDIEFGSLDQIVNETIPALQKLKEAGKIRFIGITGLPLGVFTYVLDRVPPGTVDVILSYCRYSINDSTLADLLPYLKSKGVGVISASPLAMGLLTENGPPEWHPASPELKSACEAAAAFCKEKGKNISKIAMQYSLSNKDISSVLVGMNSVRQVEENVSAATELATFGKDQETLSEVEAILIPVKNQTWPSGIQQS, from the exons ATGGCATATCCGCACCCAAACCTGGAGCTTCGACCCCTTGGAAACACGGGTCTCAAACTTAGTTGCGTCGGCTTTGGAGCTTCCCCCCTTGGCAGTGTCTTCGGCCCTGTCTCTGAACACGACGCCGTCTCCTCTGTCCGCGAAGCCTTCCGCCTTGGCATTAATTTCTTCGACACCTCTCC GTATTATGGAGGGACATTGTCAGAGAAGATGCTTGGTCAGGGACTTAAAGCTCTAGGAGTTCCTAGAAATGAATATATTGTGTCCACGAAGTGTGGAAGATATGTGGAGGGCTTTGATTTTAGTGCTGAGAGAGTGACTAAGAGTATTGACGAAAGCTTGGCAAGATTGCAGTTGGATTATGTTGATATACTCCAATGCCATGATATTGAATTTGGGTCTCTTGATCag ATAGTGAATGAAACAATTCCCGCGCTGCAGAAACTAAAGGAAGCAGGGAAGATTCGTTTTATTGGTATAACTGGGCTGCCGTTGGGAGTATTTACGTATGTTCTTGATCGAGTGCCGCCTGGCACAGTTGACGTTATTTTGTCTTATTGTCGCTATAGTATTAATGATTCTACGTTGGCGGATTTATTGCCTTACTTGAAGAGCAAAGGTGTAGGTGTAATTAGTGCGTCTCCACTAGCAATGGGGTTACTAACAGAGAATGGCCCTCCGGAGTGGCATCCAGCTTCTCCTGAACTGAAG TCTGCATGTGAAGCTGCTGCTGCCTTCTGTAAAGAGAAGGGGAAGAATATTTCAAAGATAGCAATGCAATACAGTTTGTCGAATAAGGATATTTCATCCGTGCTGGTTGGCATGAACTCTGTTAGACAG GTTGAGGAGAATGTTTCTGCTGCTACGGAACTTGCTACGTTTGGCAAGGATCAGGAAACTTTATCAGAAGTTGAAGCAATTCTGATCCCTGTGAAGAATCAAACTTGGCCTAGTGGAATCCAACAGAGCTGA